TACATGTGATCACTGCATTGAATAAATTATTCAGTTTGAAGAAATTTAAGGTCCTGTGCTATGCATCCTGCTCTATGCTGGGTAAAATAGCAGCTACTTCAAGTGAAGCACCTTGATGatatctccattttaaatctgAAGAATGGAGGAATAGAAGAATTAAGCACACCAATCTATATCTTTCAGATATTTTGTAGTTGACCAGCACTTTAAACTTAAGTTTATAGTAAACTGAATAAACTTGGCTCCTTGATAATGCTACCGCCCTTCCCAAAAGTGCTGATGGGACTCCAGAGAAGATGGGAGATGTTTCTCCCTGTTTCCTCTTACGGAGATATGACCTATGCACATAGAATGCTAAAATGTTCCAAGGAAGTATGAGCTTAGGTATTCATTAAAGCATATCATAAATACAATTAGGCTTCAGGATTGATAAATCAaggtgagagaaaatatttatacagGGTTCCTAGAGGAAATAAAGTTCAAACTTAACCATAGCAAATAGATTCGGGACGGTAGAGAGTTTCAAGTGTGAAGATTGAATGGTGGGGAAATCAGGGAGGGCTTATGAATAATTGAGAAGATAAGACAAACAGCATCCCCAGAGGAGAGGAGTTTCTTTAGAAGGCTGCAGATGATCTAGATATTTGGATAATAATGGAAGCATTTCACAAATAGTATTGACTATCAGACTGAGATGTAATTTATGCTTTACGAAGTGGGGACTGAAAAGGGAGAGCAATAAATTAAGCATGTTGTTTTAGGTTGGACACAGCAGTTGTACACAGTATAATTTGATAGATTTAGAGGAGTGAGTGAGAGATGGGAATAAAAGACCATTGTGAAATTctgaataaaaatattcagaagcCAGGTTaggtaaataaaaagaaaaaaaaaaaaaaaaaaaaaaaccatgggaatcaaagaaaaaaaggataacaggaaaaaagcagtttaaagaaaattttcacaTAATGCAATATCTAATTAGGTTTAGGAGGTAAGCAGTGGGAAAGAATCAGAGAGAGCTCTTCTATTTCAATTCTAGCTTGATCAATGGAAAGACTCAATGAGGCAGAGGCATGCAATTCCCAAAAGGCTAAGGAGACAAAGTATTACAGGAACAGCAAGAAATAAACTGCACAGTTTGTCCTGGTAATTATTCAGTCAACTCTCCAAGGCCTCACTGTCACACACTTGAGGGTTTGGGTAGCTGAACTCCTTACTCCCTCTGGGTAAGGGTTGGGAGGGGCTGCTGTGTTCTTAGCTAATATAATAGCACCAATCTCTAGGCAAGGCTCCCCAGAAGACAGATGCACCTCCCTGATGATACCAGGCAATAAGGACTTGCCTACCCACATCTACAACATGGCGCAGTATACTAGGAAGGCAAGGGATTCAAAATTCTGGAAGATATGCAAAAATTATATTCCAGTGCAAGATTTGCAATTCTTCCCTGTATAGCCATTATTTAGGGGATGCATTTCTTCAAATAATCCTTACTGTCCTCTATGTGCCTCACAAACATTGCTGATCTCAGAGGGAGAAAGATTCATTCTGAAGGAATACAGGGCAAGAACATGCCATGATAGGACAAAGCAGTGAATGAACACTGTGTATCTTCCTCTCACTTATGTGAAAAGACCCAGACAGTGCAGCCCAATGGATAATAATATTTCAGACAAGGTAAATAAATGGCTATCTTTTACATCTGTTAATGTCAGTTTTGTTGCAAGGGGGATAGCTAACCACTCTCTGTGTGAGAAGATGGCCATGGAGACAGAGAACTCCAACCAGACTGCGGTGAGCCACTTCTTCCTGGAGGGTCTGATGTACACAGCTGAGCATCTGagcctctttttcctccttttcctcctcatcTATAGCATCACCATGACTGGGAATCTCCTCATTCTCATAACTGTGGGCTGTGACCCTCACCTCTGCTCCCCCATGTACCACTTCCTGGGGCACCTGTCCTTCCTGGATGTGTGTCTGTCCACAGTGACAGTGCCCAAAGTCATGGCAGGTCTCTTGACTCCGGATGGGAAGGTGATCTCCTTTGAGGGCTGTGCCATCCAGCTTTACTGCTTCCACTTCCTGGCCAGTACTGAGTGCTTCCTGTACACAGTCATGGCCTATGACCACTACCTGGCTATCTGTCAACCCCTGCAGTACCCTGTGGCCATGACCAAGAGGATGTGTGCAGGGCTGGCTGGGATCACTTGGGCCATGGGCGCTGGACACTCTGCAATCCATACATCCCTCACCTTCCACCTGCTCTACTGTGGGCCTCTCCACGTTGCCTACTTCTTCTGTGACATCCCCCCTGTGCTGAAGCTGGCCTGTGCAGACACCACCATCAATGAGCTCTTCATGCTTGCCAACATTGACATTGTGGCCGTGGGCTGCCTGATCCTCATCGTCACATCCTACATCTTCATCGTGGCAGCTGTGTTGCAGATCCGCACTGCCGAGGGCCGGCAGCGTGCCTTCTCCACTTGCACTGCCCACCTCACGGCGGTTCTTCTGTACTACATGCCACCTGTCTGCATCTACCTGCAACCTCACTcgtggggcaggagctggggcCCCTGCTGTCTTCTACACAGTGGTCATGCCAATGCTCAACCCTTTCATTTACACTCTGTGGAACAAGGAGGTGAAGCAGGCTCTGCAGAGGCTTCTGTGCCAAGGCTCCTGAGAGTCTACAGCAGGCAGCCCGCCCCCCTGACTGGCAGTGTGACACTCTTAATTTGTCCTCCAAGAAAACAATGAGCCATATATCAATATGGGGAGGGAAAATCTTTCAAGTAGGAGTCAGTATAACTGAGTTTCAGCACAGCCACTAACTTCTTTTGCTTCCTCTAGCTAAGTGAACTGCCTCAATGTCTCATTCACAAGCTCTGCAtacaactgcgggagcgcacgagtccaaattctgcagagccatcaacaagctgtcaactccaaggaagacgtccgaggaactcctcgggaaacgaactgacaactctgacgaactccttaggaaatgaaccggcaacttcgacgagctccccaggaaatgcttcactgagcagccgaagaagacgatggataggcttttataaaacaggggtttatttcgctacacagttacagtcttaaggccacaaaacatccaaggtaacacctcagcaatcgggtaccttcaccggaggatagccaatggcgtctggaaaaacctctgctagctaggaaggcagctggcgtccgctccaaagctccggcctcaaaacggctttctcccaggacgttcctctctagcaagcttgctcctcttcaaaacatcactcccagctgcgctctgtttcctccccccaccccgagtcagctcatttatatagctccaccgatcaaggcccatcctgaatgggtggggccacgcctccatggaaacatctcatcagaatcatctcccacagctgggtggggcacattccaagcaaatccaaccagcacccaaaacttctgccccacaaaactacaaagctaatggcatttgggggacacaatacattcaaaccggcacaacactATATTCTGCATACCCAGATATAAGGGTTCAGGTTTAGGAATCAAAGGGAGTTACATCCAAAAGACATGAGGAAGTTCAGTATAGACTAGACATATAGTTACTAATCTCATCTAGGTATTTTCTCCCGTAATATGTTGGATATATTATTTAAGTAATTCCCTTATATGTTAAAGTAAGTCTatcaaatatttgtgtttttttttagttagagaagtttaaggtttacagaaaaatcatgcagaaaacacaacGTTGCTATATACCctaattattaacaccttgcattagtgtggtacatttgttacatttgatgaaagaatatatgATAActgtactataaactatagtctgaggtttacattgtttttattttttgttttaatttttattctgatatcatatatacaaactaaattTTCCCTTTATAACCACTAGAAAAAGCTGAACTATTTAATGGAGGCAAACCTGAAAAAGCTAACAAAGCTATAATATGTAGGATCTCActtttttaacattaaataatttgttcaaaTACTTCTCCAGCTATGAAGACATTCACCAAAGTTAAACTGTATTTATGGTGAGTGCACCCAGCTCACTTATCCTAATTTAGGGGCAAATTTGACCACATAATCTATTCAATAACTTACATAACTACAATTATTTGGCTAGGTTATCGGGACCTAAAACCCCCTGAaaacaccaccaacaacaacaaaaaagaaagctaTAGGTGTTCAATGAAATATTCTGACAATATCTTATTGTATGGCTTGGGTAGAGATtacattaatttttgttttatttattaaaaccTACATCATGATTTGTGAGGTTTTCAGTATGTATGTTATGTTTgatagtaaaaaaaagaaaaatcagcattTCATTTTATACCGTATTACTGTGAATTTTTCAAAGCTCAAAATTATCTGTCTTATTCTGAAAACAGAATtgtgattatttaattttttctcagataatatttccaaacaaaacatcTTCATCATCCTTAACAAAAAATTGTGCTAGTTTCTGGAACTTATCATGTTTTGTAAATTAAATGGTTTCTTGCAATTCCTGATGAGGATTTTCTAATAAATATAACCACAATTTATTTGCAATCACCAGCAATAAGAAATATTGAATGCAAAATTAAGTAACAGagcttaaaatcatttttaaaacaaaccaaaattttATAGCAATTGAAATCATAATTACATAAGCTAAGAGCTCTTTTCTTTCACTGATAAACTTAATATTGAACCAATTTGGGACCAAATTTCACCTTGCAATTTAAAATAGTTCAAAAATCACAAAGAAGTTATAATTTGCAGATAGCTTGTGCATTGTTAAGGCAGTCAGGCAGCAGCTAGTTTAGGTCCCTCTATAAGGACACATCAActagaaatggacagaagtgcCTGACATGGGGAGACAGAGATGGGAGCTTCTACTTGGAGCAAGGACCATTAGAATTCCCTACCTGGTCTCCTACTGACACAAACTATAGCATGAAGCTGTGCACTGTGCTCCTTGGGCATCTGAACCCCCACTGCCTGACCCCCAGGGGCCCTTGTCCACAAAGGGTACAGCTCCCTTCTCATGTGTCTGCTGTGGCTGGCATCCAGGTGGAGGAGCAGCTCTTGGTTAGACTGTTGAAATGGAGCAATGAGTGCTATGTTGTCTCACTGGTCTTGCTGCCTTTCAAAGCAAGAGGGATGCTGTCATAGGAGAACCCCTCCACCTTTGCCCTCCAGGAGAACTTTTGGCTGCAATCTGCCAGAGCAATCAGACTGAAACTCCAACTGCACCATGCCAAACCTGAGCGGCCCACACTCAAGGCCTCAACCTGAAACCCATTTGCCAAACCTGTTTCTACTCCCAGAGGCTGGAAAGttctgtcccagtctttattcaTGAAGGAGAAACAATGAGAACTTTGGATAAAAGGCCATAAAAACTTTTCCATTAATAAATCGACCTGCAGGTTATGTCAAATCAATGTCCTGATAATATTTCAGTTCCTTTAAGGGACAGATTGAACTTTAATCCATGAGTACAATATAATAGGTTTCTGAGATTTCtaacttgttttttttccatgagaGTTGGACCTTGGGATATTGCCCTTTTAAATTCATGGTACTTAATCATCCTAAAACAAATATGCAATTAATGTAATTAAGTTTTTatgtataaaaacattttatatagcCTTAACATAAGTTATTAAGGGGGTGAatgtaaataaaacaaagaatttccaatttaatttgcatttatgaaGCACCCATAACAATAAGAAAGATATATATTACAATATCCATGCCTTTAAGGAATTCACTACTTTACAGATGCACAACTTACAAATATTAAATAGttgtaaaataaacatatattctgAAAACATTTCACACCtaattttgttattaaaataattttgaaaacactaggcttgaattttaattttagttacaAATATCATAAATgtgattataataaaaaatagattatGTTTTTCAGGtaatacagaaatatatattcaaCTTGGTTAGACACTGAAGActggtgtgtcagtttggatgtattatgtcccccaatcTCAGTCTTGTGGCTTCTATTATTGTGGGCACAGTCATCATATTATCTAGTGTCATTATCTTTATCTCTTATGCCTTCAATCTTTTCAATATTCCTCACATGCCAACTGCTAAAGGTTGGTGCAAAGCCTTCAATTCCTGTAGCTTCAGCTTAATAACTGTCACCATTTTGGGGGTAAAGACAAATGAATAGCAGAGATCAATGAAGGACAGATTGAACAGGAAAAGGTACAGGGGTGTGTGTAAAGGTAGAAATTGAGGCAAATAAGATTAATTACACTCAAATTCCCCACCACAGTGACAATATAGGTCACCAAGAAAAGAACAAACAGGGCAGCTGGAGCTAACTTAGCTGAAGAAATGTCCAAGCTAGGAGTTGAAAATGcagcttggcttctccttgcagcttacagtcaAATGTGACAGGAAAGAGATAAGATAAGAACTGAacccttgggtacaaagaaaccagaaactgatggtttggaaaactctaGGCTTCCaggaagtgagaccccagaggagaGTGCCCCACATGAGgctttaaccaaacatggaacttgaccaccatttcagtacaagccaggattggagatggtgttatccagaaaggatataTGGAAAGTtgtattgtctgacagttttgaccactgtaggcTGAATGCCAAGCCAACagatttttttgtgagatctgtatagacagaaccactgccagtctggactggaggggatggagaaaggacaaattgaaggaaaaatttcttcaaagacacagccatggaggttgaggaaCTAGTCAAGAGGCCCCAGGCaggggaaagggtgagtttgccccagaggcagagagTGTGCCTTCCGCtttgatgttcaggaagagtgctgctgccccaagCTTCAGAGACCATGGAGCACATTTCCTGGggattggagagagcctggccaccacctcacTGTTCACAGAGGGGAGagctttgccctggagaggcagagtcctgATGGCACCCCGAtgtctgaggagggtggggctgagaagaaggtggtctccccaatgcgtggatatgttggagcactcacatcagtgtttggagagaaaagagctgccacaaaagcccttggaaagggttggactcttgctctcaagccccaaggaaaaaaagtcattgtataaatgactctcagactttgaaatctagtggagtttgccctgcgAGTTTTAGGACCTGCTTCAGTTCCATGAACCttgttttcaatttctccctatggtaatgggaacatttatcttatgactgtctctcctttgtatattggcagcagataacttgttctaagtttcacaggtccacagccagaggagaattttgcctaaggacagaccacacctgtgaTAAGACTTTTACTTACCTATTTTTACTGAAaagatttgttttcattttactgtgatggaatgaatgtatttttgcatttgcaaaaacatgtctttttgagatCCATGGGGtagaatgtgccggtttggatatattatgtcccccaaaaaccaTGTTTTAATCccatcttgtgggatatttggattaggctgtttccatggagatgtgactcacccaactataggtgatacttttgattagattatttccatggaggtgtggtcccatccattcaacatgggtcttgattagtttattagagtcctttaaaaggagcagacccagacgtttgctgatgctttgagatgctagcccagagtttgccccagagaatctaagaaaggacaaaatgccccaagagcagctgagagagacattttggagaaagccatttgaaacacaacccaggaccagcagataccagccatatgccttcccagctgacagaggtgttctggacaatATTGGCCAtttttcagtaaaggtatcctcttgttgatgccttactttggaaacttttatgaccttgggactataaatttgtaaccaaataaaccccctttataaaagccagtccatttctggtattttgcccaatggtagctttagcaaaccagaacaatcagtatttttattatttatggtAATGCTTAGGTTCAtcaccaggtgatggtgcccaggtgtctggtcaagcaagcactaccttaacagttactgcaaggacatttgtagctggttaataaaccagaaggctggtttattaaatcattggtcaattgattgcatttgtggctgattaaatcaatgaagggagtgtcttcagcaatgagagaattcaatcagctggatttaatccaatcacttgaagacttttaagggagatgGGAGAGAACTTTCACTTGTTTTTCAGCCAGTAagcctctcctggagagttcatcAAAGACTTTTATTAGagttgcagcctgccctatggaatttggactcatacatgtccacagttgcgtgagacattgttctagtttgctaatgctgcagaatgcaaaacaccagagatggataggcttttataaaatgggggtttatttcactacacagttacagtcttaaggccacaaagcgtccaaggcaacgcatcagcaaccaggcaccttcaccagaggatgtccaatggtgtccagaaaacctctgctagctgggaaggcagtcggtgtctgctccaaagctccggcctcaaaatggctttctcccaggatgctcctctctagcaagcttgctcctcttcaaaacatcactcccagctgcattcacttccctctctttgagtcagcttatttatatagctccactgatcaaggcccaccctgaatgggcggggccacacctccatgggaacatctcatcagaatcattacccacagctgggtggggcacattccaagcaaatccaaccagcaccaaaaatttctgccccacaagactacaaagataatggcatttgggggacacaatacactcaaactggcacagacacttttataaaatctcatatttacagatatctcctgttggttctgtttccctagagaaccctaatacatatACCATATTATTAGGAATTATTCAAAACTCAAAGGTATCCATcttgtatttgggaaaaaatgtgaattttttcctttagatattccaaatgaggaatcatcataattattaaaaaaatctgttctgGCTTCTGTAACATATTTTTTGTCATGTTTTCTGAATTAAACAGTGAACAGTCAAGAGTTCTTATAACCACATCATTTTAAACCTCaggaacaataataaatattgaatgcAAAGTAGATAATAAAgttcaaaatcattttcaaaaccatccaaaaatttaaataattgagATCATATGTAAATAATGTAGAGGCTCTTTCCCTCCTTGACAAATCTAATGTTGAAACAATTTGGaactttcccttttaatttcaagtatttcaaaataacaaataaGCCCTAGTTTGTAGAAACGTGCAATATTAAGCAGTCACACTGCAACTAGCTTAGATGCCACTAAAAGGAAACAACATCTGGAAATGGGGAGAAGTGCCTGATATGGGGAGACTGAGACTGGGGCATCTGTCTGGAGCAGGGACCACCAGGATCCCCAGCCTGGCCCCCATCAATAAGACTGTAGGACCTAAGGCTGCACACTGTGCTCCTGGGGGCCCTCAGCAGCCCCAAGGGCACTTGTCCACAATGGGTGCTGCCCTCTCTGTCTGTGCCTGCTACAGCTGGCTTTCAGGTGGTAGACAGCTATTTGGTTTTGCTGTTGAATGGAGTGCTACGTGCCTTGttgtctcattttctctttctccttccaaaGCATGGTGTGTGCCGTGATACCAGACCACCTGTACTCTGAACCCCAGAAGACCTTTCTGTGCTAAAACATGCCAGAGGAATCAGACTAGTCCACCAACTCTACCTGACCAACCCTGATTGGCCAGTCACAATTCCACAAAAGTACCAATGCAATAGGTTTCTGAGTTTTCTAACCTCCTGTTTTCCTTGAAAGTTAACTTTAGAGACAATGTCCTTTTAAGTTAATGTTATTTAAtctacttaaaaaaatgaaattaatggaATTAAGCtttcatgtaaaatatatttatatgcccTTGACATATGTTAGATGGAGGTGAATGTAAAATGGAGGTTTTCTAATTTGAATTGTTTATGGAGAGGTATCTTATAACAAGAGgataaaaaagatatatatgacaatactcatgtatttttttaattttaaatatattttacttctaaatcaaaatattaataatttggaCTCAGAGGTTATACAAATGATAATAACACACAACAAAGCAGAGTTTATTTCAGGGATGAAAGAATGGGTTGAATATTAGGAAATCTGCTAGCTTAATTCATCATAGTAATGAATCAGAGTAAAAATGAATATAGTGATAGAGCCTAGGAGACAGTTGATACAATTTAACATCCCTCCCTGACTAAAAGCTAGGAATacaaaaaatgtctttaaaaataatagtgtATTTACAGATTATCTAGCACCAACCAAGAGCAAACACTagaatattcatgtcttttaggAAGGAATACATCAATTTATGGATCCAAAACTTCCAAGCATTCAATAGTTATAAGTAAGTTTCgatattctaaattattttacttctgattttcttttatgcTAACTTCAAAAAAACCCaagtttttaatttgaacaattttagttataaatattataaaatatgacttaaaaaataaagtcatataGGGTCTTTTCTTCAGGCTGTAAGAAGACCTGCATGTGCCCTTCTCAGGGGtccaaaggaaaagggaaaaaaaaagtctttagaTTTGCTAAGTCaatactagaatataagctcGAGTTGCAAATAAACCTGCTTACTTCACAGAATGGAGCCAGGGTATTTGCTAACTCATATACTATCAGGCAGTGCTGCTAAATATTATCTAGGATTCAGATCAAAACATGTCTGCCATGTCTGCAATTCACAAGGTATTTTCAATTAAACTCCAATAGTTGATAGACATTAACAATATATGccttattttatgtctttgataaaaCAAGCTCCCTTGGTCTCTCCACTCAGTATTCCTTGGAACCTACTCACATCTATAAAAGAAGAAGGTCTATGGGCATAGTCACTTGCTGTTTCTTGTGATTTCCTTCAAGCCTCTGGAATTGCATGAATAAAATATTAGCTCATTGTTTTAACGTTATGTATCCTTGTGGATTTCAATCAATAAAGTGATATAATGAAGTTGTTAAGAGAGAGGATGCTCAAGTCAAACTGCATTTAATACAGACTTCTCTACTTCTTAACAGTGAGATTTTAGATGAGTTATGGAACTCCTCTGAACATTTTATCCTCATCTTTAAAAGGAGGCTAAGAAAACAGCTAATACATAAGTTTGTAGtagggattaaatgaattaattcacaTAAAGTGCTTGGACAATGCAGGACACATGAAAAGAGCCTGATAAGATAACACACttacctttttccttttccacattCCTATATATACAGAGATTCTGAACTGTGACAAAATGTCACCCTAGTATGCTTTATTCAATCACTGCAGAATGGGTCATCACActgcaggaggaaaaaaaagttcaaacaGATAATGAAAAAATACAGATGTAACACATTCCTTTCTTCATGTTATTCTTAAACAGAAAAGATGTGAGAAGGAGAAACAATGGCGAAAATTGTGTGGAAAAGAAGACCTACTCAAACCAAAGTGGAAATAAATTAGTGCAGGAAGGCTCAGATTTCCTTCACTATGATAATAAAGAAATAGGCTAAGAaagctgcaaataaatatattgtaATTAACACAGTGACCCTCCTTGTCCTGAAACTACCTGCACAGGAGATCCTACTTATGATTGAAAATTTCTCTCCTACTCAGGGTCTTTCTCAGGGCAAGTTTAATGTCTTTGTTCCTCAAGCTGTAGATTAAGGCATTTGTCATGGGAACCACATTAgtataaaagacagaagagattTTTCCCTTATTCATAGACCCTGCAGAAGATGGCTGGAGATACATAAATGAAATTGATCCAAAGAACAGTAAAACAGCAATTATGTGGGAACTGCAGGTGCTGAAGGCTTTGGACCTGCCCTCAGTGGAATTGATGTGGAGGATGCTGCAGAGAATGAAACCATAAGAGATGAAGATGGTGAGACTGGGCACGATGATGTTGATGCCACAAACAATAAACACCACCAGCTCATTGACATAGGTGCTCACGCAGGAGAGCTGAAGCATAGGGAGGATGTCACAGAAATAATGGTTGATGGTGCTGGCGTCACAGAAGGTCAGTCTCAGCATGCATCCAGTGTGGGCCATAGCACCAGAAAATGCCATCAAGTATGAACCAAACATAAGGTTGAAGCACACTTTAGGGGACATGGCAATGTTATACAAGAGTgggttacagatggccacatagcgatcaTAGGCCATTGATGTCAGCACATAGCACTCAGAGATgccaaaaaaacagaagaagtAGAGCTGAGCCATGCAACCCTGGTAGGAGATAATATTCTTCTCTGATATGAAGTTCATCAGCATTTTGGGTGTAAAAACAGATGAATAACAGAGGTCTATGAAAGACAAGTtaaagaggaagaagtacatgggggtatGAAGGTGAGAATTCAGCCCAATTAGAATTATCAAGCCCCAGTTTCCCAGCACAGTGATAATATACATTGCTAGAAACAGGAAGAACAGAGGGAGTTGGAGATCTGAGTGGTCTGTTAATCCCACCAGTATGAACTCAGTCACAAAAGAGTGATTTACAGTAGCCATCCTTCTATGGGTGATCTGTGGGGACAAGAGAAAAGACTTACATTAGAGGACAACACAGCTCTTCCCACCATATGTTCTCCCACACGAGTAGCCTCTACAATGGGAATGCCTCAGACTAGCCCAACATGGACCCATAGAATCTGCCTTTAATACTGATAGCAAATAACAAAAATTCTCATTATTAGAGTGCCTAAAACTAATTATACTAAGGAACACTTACAACTTACCCCATGGTGTGAAGACAAGTGCTGCCATAGGAGAACATGACAGCTGGAAAAaccaagggaaaagagagaaggaagatggaCCAGGGCAGAATCCTTCTCTCTCATCTCACCATCTCTTCTTTCACATGAACACCCCTCAGCAATGAAAGTGAAGGATGAGACCCTGACAAACTGGAGCTGCCTCTCATGAAGATTAGACATTGTTGTGTGGGAACCATGAACATTGT
This genomic stretch from Choloepus didactylus isolate mChoDid1 chromosome 6, mChoDid1.pri, whole genome shotgun sequence harbors:
- the LOC119537383 gene encoding olfactory receptor 8B3-like produces the protein MATVNHSFVTEFILVGLTDHSDLQLPLFFLFLAMYIITVLGNWGLIILIGLNSHLHTPMYFFLFNLSFIDLCYSSVFTPKMLMNFISEKNIISYQGCMAQLYFFCFFGISECYVLTSMAYDRYVAICNPLLYNIAMSPKVCFNLMFGSYLMAFSGAMAHTGCMLRLTFCDASTINHYFCDILPMLQLSCVSTYVNELVVFIVCGINIIVPSLTIFISYGFILCSILHINSTEGRSKAFSTCSSHIIAVLLFFGSISFMYLQPSSAGSMNKGKISSVFYTNVVPMTNALIYSLRNKDIKLALRKTLSRREIFNHK